In Heliangelus exortis chromosome 18, bHelExo1.hap1, whole genome shotgun sequence, a single genomic region encodes these proteins:
- the LOC139804852 gene encoding acyl-CoA 6-desaturase-like, whose protein sequence is MGKGGEKGGESGEPEAQLRFYTWEEIQKHNLRTDKWLVIERKVYNITKWANRHPGGHRVISHCAGEDATDAFQAFHINPTLVRKFLKPLLIGELAPGEPSQDRDKNPQLVEDFRTLRKTAEDMNLFRANPLFFTLYLGHIIAMEVLAWLMVSYFGTGWITTLILAFILATSQAQAGWLQHDFGHLSVFKKSSWNHIVHKFVIGHLKGASANWWNHRHFQHHAKPNIFKKDPDVNMLHIFVLGDTQPVEYGKKKLKYLPYNHQHEYFFLIFPPLLIPVYFQIQIISTMIRRRFWADLAWAISYYLRYFITYIPFYGVLGSLSLLTFVRFLESHWFVWVTQMNHIPMEIDSEKHRDWLSSQMAATCNIEQSFFNDWFTGHLNFQIEHHLFPTMPRHNFWKVKPLVKSLCAKYGVQYEEKPLGKAFVDIVGSLKKSGALWLDAYLHK, encoded by the exons atggggaaaggaggggagaaaggaggggagTCGGGCGAGCCGGAGGCGCAGCTTCGCTTCTACACCTGGGAGGAGATCCAGAAGCACAACCTGAGGACGGACAAGTGGCTGGTGATAGAACGCAAGGTTTACAACATCACCAAGTGGGCAAACAGACACCCGGGGGGACACCGAGTCATCAGCCACTGCGCCGGAGAAGATGCCACG GATGCATTCCAAGCTTTCCACATCAATCCCACCTTGGTACGAAAGTTTCTCAAACCATTACTGATTGGAGAGCTTGCTCCAGGGGAACCCAGCCAGGACAGAGATAAAAAT CCCCAGCTGGTGGAGGATTTCCGGACCCTGAGGAAGACAGCAGAGGACATGAACTTGTTCAGAGCAAATCCTCTGTTCTTCACTCTTTACTTGGGCCATATTATTGCAATGGAAGTTTTGGCTTGGTTAATGGTTTCATACTTTGGTACTGGCTGGATCACAACTCTCATCCTTGCCTTCATCCTTGCAACATCCCAG GCCCAGGCAGGGTGGCTGCAACATGATTTTGGACACCTCTCTGTCTTCAAGAAGTCTTCTTGGAACCACATTGTCCACAAGTTTGTCATTGGACACCTGAAG GGGGCCTCTGCAAACTGGTGGAACCATCGTCACTTCCAGCACCACGCCAAACCcaacatattcaagaaggaCCCAGATGTGAACATGCTGCACATTTTTGTCCTTGGAGATACACAGCCTGTTGAG TATGGCAAGAAGAAGCTGAAGTACCTGCCTTACAACCACCAGCACGAGTACTTCTTCCTCA TCTTCCCACCTCTGCTCATCCCTGTGTATTTCCAAATCCAAATCATCTCGACCATGATCAGGCGCAGGTTCTGGGCG GACCTAGCCTGGGCCATCAGCTACTACCTGCGCTACTTCATCACATACATCCCATTCTATGGTGTCCTGGGATCCCTGTCTCTCCTCACTTTTGTCAG GTTTTTGGAGAGCCACTGGTTTGTGTGGGTCACCCAGATGAATCACATTCCAATGGAAATTGATTCTGAGAAGCACAGAGACTGGCTCAGCTCTCAG ATGGCAGCCACCTGCAATATTGAGCAGTCCTTCTTCAATGACTGGTTCACCGGGCACCTGAATTTTCAAATTGAGCACCA TCTGTTTCCAACAATGCCACGGCACAATTTCTGGAAGGTGAAACCTTTGGTCAAGTCATTATGTGCCAAGTATGGAGTCCAGTATGAAGAGAAACCTCTTGGAAAAGCATTTGTAGACATTGTTGG GTCCCTAAAGAAATCTGGAGCTCTGTGGCTGGATGCTTACCTCCATAAATGA